From Equus przewalskii isolate Varuska chromosome 7, EquPr2, whole genome shotgun sequence, one genomic window encodes:
- the YPEL1 gene encoding protein yippee-like 1 — translation MVKMTKAKTFQAYLPNCHRTYSCVHCRAHLANHDELISKSFQGSQGRAYLFNSVVNVGCGPAEERVLLTGLHAVADIYCENCKTTLGWKYEHAFESSQKYKEGKFIIELAHMIKDNGWE, via the exons ATGGTGAAGATGACAAAAGCCAAAACTTTCCAAGCTTATCTGCCGAACTGTCACCGAACGTACAGCTGTGTCCACTGCAGAGCCCACCTGGCCAACCACGACGAGCTGATCTCCAAG tcCTTTCAGGGGAGCCAGGGCCGAGCCTACCTCTTCAATTCCGT GGTGAACGTGGGCTGTGGCCCTGCGGAGGAGAGGGTCCTCCTCACTGGCTTGCATGCTGTCGCTGACATCTACTGTGAGAACTGCAAAACCACGCTCGGGTGGAAATAT gaacATGCCTTTGAGAGCAGTCAGAAatataaggaaggaaaatttATTATTGAGCTTGCCCACATGATCAAAGACAACGGCTGGGAGTGA